One Methanotorris formicicus Mc-S-70 DNA segment encodes these proteins:
- a CDS encoding elongation factor 1-beta produces MAKVLAKIKVMPTSPEVNKEELKEKVKETVEKTDAIFRGISDEPLAFGLYAVYVVVEMEEKEGGTEEIEKALSDLGDVESVEVVEVSLA; encoded by the coding sequence ATGGCGAAAGTTCTTGCTAAGATAAAAGTTATGCCAACAAGTCCAGAAGTAAACAAAGAGGAATTAAAAGAGAAAGTTAAAGAAACAGTAGAAAAAACAGATGCAATTTTTAGAGGAATCTCAGACGAACCATTGGCATTTGGTTTGTATGCAGTTTATGTTGTTGTAGAGATGGAAGAAAAAGAAGGAGGAACAGAAGAAATCGAAAAAGCATTGAGTGACTTGGGGGATGTAGAGAGTGTAGAAGTTGTCGAAGTATCACTTGCTTAA
- a CDS encoding zinc finger domain-containing protein — MKYRCISCNAEIAPREYATRFPCPNCGKVEIVRCEKCRKLSNPYKCPECGYEGP, encoded by the coding sequence TGAAATACAGGTGTATATCATGCAATGCTGAAATTGCTCCAAGAGAGTATGCGACAAGGTTCCCATGCCCAAACTGTGGTAAAGTAGAGATAGTTAGATGTGAGAAATGCAGAAAATTAAGTAACCCATACAAGTGCCCAGAGTGTGGGTACGAAGGGCCATAA